A region of Halalkaliarchaeum desulfuricum DNA encodes the following proteins:
- a CDS encoding cob(I)yrinic acid a,c-diamide adenosyltransferase — translation MTAHPIEPSAPEEFGLVQAWWGNGKGKTTAALGLAFRAAGHGYRVHVLQFLKGGTESVEDVRGEYNAMAMMPGITYENTGHYGWHGFLDGTADDEHEAKARGALARARELLESARTVSLSEPLALEGPPEDGMHMLVLDEVLYAVDRDLLSPEDLLELIDDKPENLELICTGSHNRPNYLTEHAELISQVKKEKHPLEGGYPARKGTEF, via the coding sequence CTGACCGCACACCCGATCGAGCCGTCGGCTCCGGAGGAGTTCGGCCTGGTCCAGGCGTGGTGGGGAAACGGGAAAGGGAAGACGACAGCCGCCCTCGGCTTGGCGTTCCGGGCGGCCGGACACGGCTATCGGGTGCACGTGCTCCAGTTCCTGAAAGGCGGGACGGAAAGCGTCGAGGACGTGCGGGGCGAGTACAACGCAATGGCGATGATGCCAGGGATCACCTACGAGAACACCGGCCACTACGGCTGGCACGGCTTTCTGGACGGCACCGCCGACGACGAACACGAGGCCAAAGCGCGAGGGGCGCTGGCCCGTGCGAGAGAGCTCCTGGAGTCGGCACGGACAGTGTCGCTTTCCGAGCCGCTCGCCCTGGAGGGCCCGCCCGAAGACGGGATGCACATGCTCGTGCTGGACGAGGTTCTCTATGCGGTGGATCGGGATCTCCTCTCTCCCGAGGACCTACTGGAACTGATCGACGACAAGCCCGAGAACCTCGAACTGATCTGCACCGGCAGTCACAACCGACCCAACTACCTGACAGAGCACGCTGAACTCATAAGTCAGGTAAAAAAGGAAAAACATCCCCTCGAGGGGGGCTATCCCGCCCGCAAGGGGACCGAGTTCTGA